In Terriglobales bacterium, the genomic window AGGAGAGCAAGCCGGTGGAAGCCGGCGCGGCGCTGCGGGTGCGCGGCATCGCCACCCAGCCCTCCGGCATCGCCCTGGTCACGGTGAACGGCCAGCCCGCCACGCTGAAAGTCCTGAGCCCGCAGACGGCGGAGTTCCTGCTGCCCGCGCTGGCGGTCGCGCCCGGCAGCAGCAGCGTGCTGGTGCTGGCCACCTCGGCCGACAAGGCGGAGGCGCACCTGGTCTTCAGCGTGACGCGTCCCGAGGTAAAGGTGACCGCGCCCGCGCCCGGAGCGCAGACCACCGAAGCCACGGTGACGGTGCGCGGAGTGGCCGCCGGCTTCCGTGACGTGGAGCGCGTGGAGGTCGCGGGGCAGCGCGCCACCCTGACTCGCCAGCCCGACGGCAGCGTGCAGTTCGAGGTGGCGGCGGTGCCGGTGCCGGTGGGCGAAAGCGTGCTGCAGGGCTCGGCGGTCGGCAGCAGCGGCCACAGCGAGCCTTTCACCATCGCGGTGAAGCGGCTGCCTCCGCCGGGGCCGCCGGCGCTGGGGCTGAAGGAAGTGCTGGACGCGCTGCAGAGCCGCGTCCCCAAGGCGCGCCTGCTGACGCTCATCCAGCAGTACGGCGTGGACTTCACCCTCAACGATGATGCGGAGCGGCAGCTCCGCGAGGCCGGCGCCGATGCCGAGCTCTTGCTCGCCATCGCCAAGGCAAAGAAGTAGGAGGAGGTAGCCCGGAGCCATCATCCATGTTCAGCCGGCACGACCAGGACGAAGCGGTGAAGACGCCTCCGGAAGCGGCGGAGAAAGAAACCACGCCACTGGGCAGCACCGACCCCGGCGTGGTCGCGGAGCAGCAGCCGGCGGAATCGCCGCTGCCCTGGCTTGGCCAGCGCTACGAGGTCCTGGGCGAACTGGGCCGGGGCGGGATGGGCATCGTCTACCGCGCCCGCGACCGGGAAACCGGCGACCTGGTGGCGCTGAAGGTCCTCAAGCCGGAGATCGCCGCCTTTCCGGCGGTGCTGGAACGCTTTAAGAACGAACTGCTGCTGGCCCGCAAGATCACTCACAAGAACGTCTGCCGCACCTACGAGCTGTTGCGCTTCGGTGAGGTGGTGGTGATCGCCATGGAGTACGTGGAGGGCGAGAGCCTGCGCGCCCTGCTGGCGCGCGTGGGCGGGTTGGCGGTGAGCCGCGGCCTGGAATTGGCGCGCCAGATCTGCGACGGCCTGCAGGAGGCCCATGCCCAGGGAGTCGTCCATCGCGACCTTAAGCCGGAGAACATCCTCATCGACCGCAATGGACACGTGAAGGTGATGGACTTCGGCATCGCGCGTTCGCTGGAAACCGGCGGCACGCAGACGGGCGCCGTCCTGGGCACTCCCGCCTACATGGCCCCGGAACAGGCGGAAGGCCGGCCCGTGGACGCGCGCACCGACATCTACGCCCTGGGCCTGATTCTCTACGAGATATTCACCGGGCGGCCGGCGTTCAGCGCCGATACCCCGGTGGCACTGGCCCACCAGCATATCCACGGCACTCCGCTCCCGCCGCAATCGCTGGAACCCTACCTGCCGGGCTCCCTCGATCGCGGCATCATGAAGTGCCTGCAGAAGGAGCCGAAGCGGCGCTTCCAGTCGGTGGCGGAGCTTCATGCTGCGCTGAGCCAGGAGGAAACTTCCCAGGCCAAGGGCGCCGAAGTCTCGCTGCCGCCCCACCTGGCAAACAGCCGTCGCAGCGACCTCCTGCTTCTCTTCCTGGGCGCGCTGGGATTGGCTGCCTTCCTTGCCCTGGCTGGCACCACGGTCCCGGAAACCGGCCTGCGCGTCCGCCTCACCCGGGAGCAGTTTCTGGACAAGGCGCGCGACGACATGACCCGCCGCGGTTGGAAGCCTCCTTCCCAGGCCTGGGTTGGAGTTGCAGAGGAGGCCGGGCCCTACCAATTGCTCGCCCAGGGCGCGGGCTACGTCGAGGCTCAGAGGGCTCTGACTGGCGAGTTTCCTCCCTTCCTCTACACCCTCACCTTCGACCAGCCGGAGCTGCGCGAGTCCGGAAAGGCCGACATCTCGGAACTGCCTCATGTCGTGTACGAGCCCGGCGGGGCACTGCGCGCCATCCGCCTGCCGGTTCAGGGCCGGATTTCGCCCGGCTCTGGGATCGCGCGCGGTCCCGCCCTCGAACTGGCCAAACGCGAGATCCAGCAGACTTTTGGCGTGGACACAGACCGGCTCACGCCGGAGTCCGAGGGGACCCTCAACCTGGAGGGCCGCCAGGGGAACACCTTTACGTGGGTGCAGCGGCTTCCCAGCGGCATCGAATGGCACTACAAGGTGGAAGTCTACGACCGGCCGGCTTACCTGGGCCGATGGATCACCCTGCCGGAAGGCTACAGACCGGCCCCCCGTTCCTCCGCCCCGATGGTGGTGGGCATCGTGTGGTTCGTGGTAATGCTGGGGCTGTTCTTTCTTCGCGGGTTGTTTTCCCAGGTGGGGGCCCGCGAACTCGGCGTCTTGGCGGGTCTGGCCATACTTCTGGCCGCGGGGTTCGCGCTGGCTTGGTGGGATCCTTCGCCGGCAATGGTTTTCTGGTGGGCGGTCTTCTACATGATGACCTTCCTGTTCTGGCTGGTGGTGGTCACCCCAGTCATCAACTTCCTGGCCGGTCGCCCCTGGCCTCACTTGACCTCCAGCTACACGGCTCTGTTGCACCTGCGGCCCAGCGCCCGCCTCACGGCACTGGCCTGGATCCGCGGTTGCGCTTGCGGTTTGTTGGTCCTGGCTTCGTACACCGTACTGCTCCGACTGGGCATGCTCGCGCGCCTGACCTGGCCGAAGCTCGCTGAGCCCTTCCCACTGGCATC contains:
- a CDS encoding serine/threonine-protein kinase — protein: MFSRHDQDEAVKTPPEAAEKETTPLGSTDPGVVAEQQPAESPLPWLGQRYEVLGELGRGGMGIVYRARDRETGDLVALKVLKPEIAAFPAVLERFKNELLLARKITHKNVCRTYELLRFGEVVVIAMEYVEGESLRALLARVGGLAVSRGLELARQICDGLQEAHAQGVVHRDLKPENILIDRNGHVKVMDFGIARSLETGGTQTGAVLGTPAYMAPEQAEGRPVDARTDIYALGLILYEIFTGRPAFSADTPVALAHQHIHGTPLPPQSLEPYLPGSLDRGIMKCLQKEPKRRFQSVAELHAALSQEETSQAKGAEVSLPPHLANSRRSDLLLLFLGALGLAAFLALAGTTVPETGLRVRLTREQFLDKARDDMTRRGWKPPSQAWVGVAEEAGPYQLLAQGAGYVEAQRALTGEFPPFLYTLTFDQPELRESGKADISELPHVVYEPGGALRAIRLPVQGRISPGSGIARGPALELAKREIQQTFGVDTDRLTPESEGTLNLEGRQGNTFTWVQRLPSGIEWHYKVEVYDRPAYLGRWITLPEGYRPAPRSSAPMVVGIVWFVVMLGLFFLRGLFSQVGARELGVLAGLAILLAAGFALAWWDPSPAMVFWWAVFYMMTFLFWLVVVTPVINFLAGRPWPHLTSSYTALLHLRPSARLTALAWIRGCACGLLVLASYTVLLRLGMLARLTWPKLAEPFPLASRVPLISRTAAALMFAVAFAYGVASTVSLARRWVASFLVLGLIGGVTMLADKGWPPDWFQLLLAMALGAALCRVLLAYDMLTLMVTVFTFSLWQINYPLTRMFESVGNWQYWFPLALWAALLVWALWAGFRPFWDRLGRRAAEMLE